Proteins encoded together in one Nocardioides marinisabuli window:
- a CDS encoding acetylornithine transaminase — protein MNTFGPPKLALVRGEGAHVWDADGKEYVDLLGGIAVNTLGHAHPALVAAVTEQMSTLGHISNFFTSGPQVELAETLLRLVGAGPGKVFLANSGAEANEAAFKLTRRTGRTHVVVAEGGFHGRTMGALALTSKAAYREPFEPLPGHVTFVPYGDADALREAVTDATAAILLEPIQGEAGVVPAPEGYLQAARALADESGALLWLDEVQTGMGRTGEWFAHAGQVVPDVLTLAKGLGGGYPIGAVVGLGRAADLLEPGNHGTTFGGSPVACAAALAVIRTVESEGLLEHARRAGERLREGLAADPRVTEVRGHGLLIGLDLVSDTAGAVVDAAQEAGYIVNMPTPNRIRLAPPLVLTDADVEGFLAAWPAILDKAGT, from the coding sequence ATGAACACCTTTGGGCCGCCCAAGCTGGCGCTGGTGCGCGGCGAGGGCGCCCACGTGTGGGACGCCGACGGCAAGGAGTACGTCGACCTGCTCGGCGGGATCGCGGTCAACACGCTCGGCCACGCCCACCCGGCGCTGGTCGCCGCGGTCACCGAGCAGATGTCGACGCTGGGCCACATCTCCAACTTCTTCACCTCCGGCCCGCAGGTCGAGCTCGCCGAGACGCTGCTGCGCCTCGTCGGCGCCGGCCCGGGCAAGGTCTTCCTGGCCAACTCCGGCGCCGAGGCCAACGAGGCGGCCTTCAAGCTGACCCGGCGCACCGGTCGCACCCACGTCGTCGTCGCCGAGGGCGGCTTCCACGGGCGCACCATGGGCGCGCTCGCGCTGACCTCGAAGGCCGCCTACCGCGAGCCGTTCGAGCCGCTGCCCGGTCACGTCACCTTCGTGCCGTACGGCGACGCCGACGCGCTGCGCGAGGCCGTCACCGACGCCACCGCGGCCATCCTCCTCGAGCCCATCCAGGGCGAGGCGGGCGTCGTCCCGGCCCCGGAGGGCTACCTGCAGGCGGCCCGGGCGCTGGCCGACGAGTCCGGCGCGCTGCTGTGGCTCGACGAGGTGCAGACCGGCATGGGCCGCACCGGCGAGTGGTTCGCCCACGCCGGCCAGGTCGTCCCCGACGTGCTGACCCTGGCCAAGGGCCTGGGCGGCGGCTACCCGATCGGGGCCGTGGTCGGTCTCGGCCGGGCCGCCGACCTGCTCGAGCCCGGCAACCACGGCACCACCTTCGGCGGGAGCCCGGTGGCCTGCGCCGCCGCGCTGGCCGTCATCCGCACCGTGGAGTCCGAGGGGCTCCTCGAGCACGCCCGCCGCGCCGGCGAGCGCCTGCGCGAGGGGCTGGCGGCCGACCCGCGGGTCACCGAGGTGCGCGGCCACGGACTGCTGATCGGCCTCGACCTGGTCAGCGACACCGCGGGCGCGGTCGTCGACGCGGCCCAGGAGGCCGGCTACATCGTCAACATGCCGACGCCGAACCGGATCCGCCTGGCCCCGCCGCTGGTGCTCACCGACGCCGACGTCGAGGGGTTCCTGGCCGCCTGGCCGGCGATCCTCGACAAGGCCGGCACCTGA
- a CDS encoding arginine repressor, with product MRPTTKNARHQRIVELVSTHEVHSQGELALLLAESGVRVTQATLSRDLVELEAVKVRAASGALVYAVPAEGGDRRPVAPTDSSAGRARLARLCAELLVSADATANLVVLRTPPGAAQFLGSAFDKAEFPDVLGTIAGDDTVLVIGREPTGGDALARRFLEMADHPTYDPTFTTPQIEEHP from the coding sequence ATGCGCCCCACCACCAAGAACGCGCGCCACCAGCGCATCGTCGAGCTGGTGAGCACCCACGAGGTGCACTCCCAGGGCGAGCTGGCGCTGCTGCTCGCCGAGAGCGGCGTGCGGGTCACCCAGGCCACGCTCTCGCGCGACCTCGTCGAGCTCGAGGCCGTCAAGGTCCGCGCCGCCTCCGGTGCCCTGGTCTACGCGGTGCCCGCCGAGGGCGGCGACCGCCGACCGGTCGCCCCGACCGACTCCTCGGCCGGGCGTGCGCGCCTGGCCCGGCTGTGCGCCGAGCTGCTCGTCAGCGCCGACGCCACGGCCAACCTCGTGGTCCTGCGCACGCCCCCGGGGGCCGCGCAGTTCCTCGGCTCGGCCTTCGACAAGGCCGAGTTCCCCGACGTCCTGGGCACCATCGCCGGCGACGACACCGTCCTGGTCATCGGTCGCGAGCCGACCGGGGGAGACGCCCTCGCGCGCCGCTTCCTCGAGATGGCCGACCACCCGACGTACGACCCGACCTTCACCACCCCCCAGATCGAGGAGCACCCATGA
- the argF gene encoding ornithine carbamoyltransferase — MARHFLRDDDLTPDEQARVLDLAAAMKRAPYDAKPLAGPQSVAMIFDKPTLRTQTSFGAGIAELGGNPMLVEGKLAGIGIRESVEDVARVLGRQVSVVVWRTFHQSDLELMAAHAGVPVVNALTDDFHPCQLIADLLTVREQRGRLAGLSVAFVGDAACNMGNSWLLAGATAGMHVRVSAPEGFMPRTEMLERAAEIGSVTGGSATAEPDPVKAVSGADVVVTDTWISMGKESEEQAREAVFADWSLTTELLAHAAPDAVVLHCLPAYRGKEIAAEVLEGPQSAVWDEAENRRHAQKAVLAFLLADGGQPAVGGVT, encoded by the coding sequence ATGGCGCGCCACTTCCTGCGCGACGACGACCTCACCCCCGACGAGCAGGCCCGGGTCCTGGACCTGGCGGCGGCGATGAAGCGGGCGCCGTACGACGCCAAGCCGCTCGCGGGCCCGCAGTCGGTCGCGATGATCTTCGACAAGCCGACGCTGCGCACCCAGACCTCCTTCGGCGCCGGCATCGCCGAGCTCGGCGGCAACCCGATGCTGGTCGAGGGCAAGCTGGCCGGCATCGGGATCCGCGAGTCGGTGGAGGACGTCGCCCGGGTGCTGGGCCGCCAGGTCTCGGTCGTGGTCTGGCGCACCTTCCACCAGTCCGACCTCGAGCTGATGGCCGCGCACGCCGGCGTGCCGGTGGTCAACGCGCTGACCGACGACTTCCACCCCTGCCAGCTGATCGCCGACCTGCTCACCGTGCGTGAGCAGCGCGGTCGGCTCGCCGGCCTGAGCGTCGCCTTCGTCGGCGACGCCGCCTGCAACATGGGCAACTCCTGGCTGCTGGCAGGCGCCACCGCCGGCATGCACGTGCGGGTCAGCGCCCCCGAGGGCTTCATGCCGCGCACCGAGATGCTGGAGCGGGCCGCCGAGATCGGGTCCGTCACCGGCGGCTCCGCCACCGCCGAGCCCGACCCCGTCAAGGCGGTCAGCGGGGCCGACGTCGTGGTCACCGACACCTGGATCTCGATGGGCAAGGAGAGCGAGGAGCAGGCGCGCGAGGCGGTCTTCGCCGACTGGTCGCTGACCACCGAGCTGCTCGCCCACGCCGCCCCCGACGCCGTCGTGCTGCACTGCCTGCCGGCCTACCGGGGCAAGGAGATCGCCGCCGAGGTGCTCGAGGGTCCGCAGAGCGCGGTCTGGGACGAGGCCGAGAACCGCCGGCACGCGCAGAAGGCGGTGCTGGCCTTCCTGCTCGCCGACGGTGGGCAGCCCGCGGTCGGAGGTGTCACGTGA